One Qipengyuania aurantiaca genomic region harbors:
- a CDS encoding HlyD family secretion protein translates to MTDNSNQPEQEGTTPTKPQSRRGLRIVLIIVGLAVLLGGIWWYYRHVTYGQYMQTTDNAYVAADSVVISSKVAGYVEEVFVGENEQVARGGALVQLDLRDYQAQAQQARAQIAATLAGADTIRSQVAEQDAAIRQARGQLAAARAALDLANDQVARYRPLAATGAEPREKLDQYEAQARQARAELVAAQAAVAAATARRGTLFEQINQTQAQADAARAQLETADLTVESTLLRASKAGRVGDLSVRVGQFVQPGQRLMTVVPVRAIYVTANFKETQVGLIRAGQSVRLEVDALPDLEIAGRVVSISPGTGAEFSILPPENATGNFTKIVQRIPVRIGIDAPPEVRRLLVPGMSVVATVDTRNAAGELEEISSRTQ, encoded by the coding sequence ATGACCGATAACTCCAACCAACCGGAGCAGGAGGGCACAACCCCAACGAAACCGCAATCGCGGCGTGGCTTGCGCATCGTGCTAATCATCGTTGGTCTTGCCGTGCTGCTTGGCGGGATCTGGTGGTACTACCGGCACGTAACCTACGGACAGTACATGCAGACGACCGATAACGCCTATGTCGCTGCCGACAGCGTCGTTATCTCTTCCAAGGTAGCGGGATACGTCGAAGAGGTCTTCGTGGGGGAGAACGAGCAGGTTGCTCGCGGCGGAGCCCTCGTACAACTGGATCTGCGGGATTATCAGGCGCAAGCGCAACAGGCGCGCGCACAGATCGCTGCGACCCTGGCCGGTGCCGACACAATCCGTTCTCAGGTAGCCGAACAGGATGCAGCCATTCGCCAGGCGCGGGGCCAACTCGCCGCCGCGCGCGCAGCACTGGACCTCGCGAACGACCAGGTGGCGCGATATCGGCCCCTTGCCGCGACAGGAGCCGAACCGCGGGAAAAGCTAGACCAGTATGAGGCGCAGGCGCGGCAAGCGCGGGCCGAACTCGTCGCCGCGCAGGCGGCGGTGGCTGCCGCGACCGCGCGCCGAGGGACCCTGTTCGAGCAGATCAACCAGACCCAGGCGCAGGCGGACGCTGCTCGCGCTCAGCTGGAAACAGCCGACCTTACGGTTGAATCGACCTTGCTGCGCGCCAGCAAGGCCGGACGCGTCGGCGATCTCTCGGTGAGGGTGGGCCAGTTCGTGCAACCGGGTCAACGTTTGATGACGGTGGTTCCGGTGAGGGCGATCTACGTGACGGCAAACTTCAAGGAAACGCAGGTCGGCCTGATCCGGGCCGGCCAAAGCGTCAGGCTCGAAGTTGACGCCCTACCCGACCTTGAGATCGCGGGACGAGTGGTCAGCATATCGCCGGGAACGGGCGCGGAATTTTCCATCCTCCCCCCCGAAAATGCCACCGGCAACTTTACCAAGATCGTTCAACGGATACCCGTCCGCATCGGTATCGATGCTCCCCCTGAAGTGCGGCGTCTGCTCGTTCCCGGCATGTCGGTAGTGGCTACGGTCGACACCCGGAATGCTGCCGGCGAATTGGAAGAGATCTCGAGTCGGACTCAATGA
- a CDS encoding MarR family winged helix-turn-helix transcriptional regulator yields the protein MDEKPDTMSRSQRRQKVITDDDRILYLMDEISRGARRVYDARVARIGLNQTQWRIIGQLLRDPALTQAEIAKKLELESATIGQAVAGLCARGLMKRLRAETDRRAWQLILTEQLDDLLPELRGSADRLHGLLWRDIAADEKQTLQQILARVSENLDQLRAEAE from the coding sequence ATGGATGAAAAACCAGATACCATGTCACGGTCTCAGCGTCGGCAGAAGGTCATCACCGATGATGACCGCATTCTCTATCTTATGGACGAGATCAGTCGCGGCGCGCGCAGAGTGTACGATGCGAGGGTCGCCAGGATCGGTCTCAATCAGACACAGTGGAGGATCATCGGACAACTTCTTCGCGATCCTGCCCTTACGCAGGCTGAAATCGCCAAGAAACTGGAACTGGAATCGGCGACCATCGGCCAGGCGGTTGCAGGTCTTTGCGCACGCGGGCTGATGAAAAGGCTTCGAGCTGAGACGGATCGGCGAGCGTGGCAGCTCATCCTCACGGAGCAGCTTGACGATCTGCTGCCCGAACTGAGAGGCTCCGCGGATAGGCTTCATGGTCTGCTTTGGCGCGACATTGCCGCCGACGAGAAGCAAACGTTGCAGCAGATTCTTGCAAGGGTATCGGAAAATCTGGACCAACTCCGGGCCGAGGCTGAGTAA
- a CDS encoding ABC1 kinase family protein has product MASPPEKPISSIARAAEIGQILMRHGAKNLAGALGFIPSSSNVIDPREFRPAAVVAFLRDIGPVGIKLGQLLATRSDLFTEHWITAFSTLHDQVSSVPFADIEPVLASSWGEDWRSDFAQFDEKPLASASIAQTYSARLRDGSEVIVKVRRPGTAARMEADVRLLIRLAGIVEARSPDIARYRPVEFLRTFGRNLAWEMDLAAESRACERIGAYLDTIGVRTPAIHWELTGLRVNVQERLYGRPASSLGSPSGDPRVAAFAKSYANAVLRMIILNGEFHGDPHPGNVFLIGEQDVGFIDFGSVGTLTKARRDEIVRLVLAIAGEETSDVADVLLAWAGEPKVDRDALAVDLDQLIGEFRGTVLSGIEFSQIFSRVFDLLRDYRLVLPPDLAILLRTLLTAEGFVRSLAPDYNIAEETRPIMTELLAERFSLGSARSGLKRLRGQLLGLSASLPDILATANSIAKSGYVPVQLDPLSIEQLAGLRNERQSLKGPLAAALIIASALLVDQSWLLAGGALVIAGVVLIRKS; this is encoded by the coding sequence ATGGCATCGCCCCCGGAAAAGCCTATCAGCAGCATCGCTCGCGCCGCGGAGATCGGCCAAATCCTAATGAGGCACGGCGCGAAGAATCTCGCCGGAGCCCTCGGATTTATTCCCTCTTCGAGCAATGTCATCGATCCTCGCGAATTTCGTCCGGCTGCAGTTGTGGCGTTCCTCCGTGACATCGGGCCAGTCGGCATAAAGCTGGGGCAACTCCTCGCCACCCGAAGCGATCTGTTTACCGAACACTGGATCACGGCATTCTCAACCCTGCACGATCAGGTGTCGTCAGTGCCCTTCGCAGATATCGAGCCCGTACTTGCTTCAAGCTGGGGTGAGGACTGGCGGAGCGACTTTGCGCAGTTCGACGAAAAGCCTTTGGCCTCTGCCTCCATAGCGCAAACCTATTCCGCCAGACTGCGGGACGGAAGCGAGGTCATCGTGAAGGTTCGGCGGCCAGGCACTGCCGCTCGGATGGAGGCTGATGTGCGCCTCCTTATACGCCTTGCCGGGATCGTGGAAGCACGGTCGCCGGATATCGCGCGTTACCGGCCAGTCGAGTTTCTGCGGACCTTCGGCCGCAATCTTGCCTGGGAGATGGACCTCGCTGCGGAATCCCGAGCCTGCGAGCGGATCGGCGCATATCTCGATACCATCGGCGTCAGGACCCCGGCCATCCATTGGGAACTGACCGGGCTGCGGGTGAACGTTCAGGAACGCCTGTACGGCAGGCCCGCGTCTTCGCTGGGCAGCCCATCGGGCGACCCGCGGGTGGCGGCTTTCGCTAAAAGCTATGCCAACGCTGTCCTGCGGATGATCATTCTAAACGGCGAATTTCACGGCGACCCCCATCCCGGCAATGTTTTCCTGATCGGCGAGCAGGATGTCGGCTTCATCGACTTCGGATCGGTCGGGACGCTCACCAAGGCCAGGCGCGACGAGATCGTCCGCCTCGTGCTTGCGATTGCTGGTGAGGAAACCAGCGATGTCGCGGATGTCCTGCTCGCATGGGCGGGGGAGCCGAAGGTGGATCGCGATGCGCTCGCGGTGGATCTGGATCAGTTGATTGGAGAGTTCAGGGGGACCGTGCTATCTGGCATCGAGTTCTCGCAGATTTTTTCCCGCGTTTTCGATCTGTTGCGGGATTATCGACTGGTTCTGCCACCTGATCTGGCCATTCTTCTGCGTACCTTGTTGACTGCAGAGGGCTTCGTCCGATCGCTGGCACCGGACTACAACATCGCCGAAGAGACCCGGCCGATCATGACGGAGCTTCTCGCCGAGCGGTTCTCGCTCGGCAGCGCTCGGTCGGGTTTGAAGAGACTTCGCGGTCAGCTGCTGGGTTTGTCGGCGTCCTTGCCCGACATACTTGCCACTGCGAACTCGATCGCAAAGTCAGGATATGTGCCGGTTCAGCTCGATCCGCTCAGTATCGAGCAGCTCGCTGGACTTCGCAATGAGCGTCAGTCCTTGAAAGGCCCTCTAGCTGCCGCATTGATCATAGCTAGCGCGTTGCTTGTCGATCAATCCTGGCTTCTGGCTGGCGGCGCGCTTGTGATTGCTGGGGTGGTGCTCATCCGAAAGTCATAA